One Raphanus sativus cultivar WK10039 unplaced genomic scaffold, ASM80110v3 Scaffold0601, whole genome shotgun sequence DNA segment encodes these proteins:
- the LOC130494228 gene encoding putative F-box/FBD/LRR-repeat protein At5g22670 — MSERGVACRRTREDMISVLPDDLLCQILYNVPTKTAVMTSVLSTRWRSIWLSIPHLDLQSDDFPNFTAFANFISRFLDFSKGSSRLHKLKLESWNLDFVSGYLDPCCLITDWINNAVTRKVQHLDILYPWIVKKMPLSIYTCETLVSLKLTNASLADCEYVSLPCLKIMHLVDNIYASDAFLEKLISSCPVLEDLTFVGNRDTEYNLRVLRVRSKSLKSLVVDLDGNTDMDSETTGKGVVIDAPGLDYLSLEDYQSTSFVISKLSFSAKVYVNVGFDMAFDTAVIDSSKRSVVRTFFTMLSNVRDMTLSGTTLRIISLYLKHELLPQFPHLIRLHSVFYNSDLGKLPNILQSCPNLKSLVLEPEEFKMNELLVLSSSSSSVPECLRSSLEHVEIKTLIRGAVAEMELVKYFLENSAVLKKLKLCLRRGRMNEESFILMELLRLRRCSPCCEVVIQLEELNETRQSMVRYYTFL, encoded by the exons ATGAGCGAGAGGGGAGTAGCATGTCGCAGAACTAGAGAAGACATGATAAGCGTCTTACCTGATGACTTGCTGTGTCAGATACTCTATAATGTTCCTACAAAGACAGCTGTTATGACTAGTGTTCTGTCCACCAGATGGAGAAGTATCTGGCTTTCGATTCCTCACTTGGATTTGCAGAGTGATGATTTCCCTAACTTCACTGCCTTCGCTAACTTCATCTCAAGGTTTCTAGATTTCTCTAAGGGCTCATCACGTTTACACAAGCTCAAACTTGAGTCATGGAACCTTGATTTTGTGAGTGGTTATCTTGATCCCTGTTGCTTGATAACAGATTGGATCAACAATGCAGTTACACGTAAAGTTCAACATCTAGATATCTTATATCCTTGGATTGTAAAGAAGATGCCACTAAGCATCTACACATGTGAGACTCTTGTATCCTTGAAACTCACTAATGCGTCATTGGCTGATTGCGAGTATGTTTCTCTACCTTGTCTGAAGATCATGCATCTAGTAGACAACATATACGCTAGCGATGCCTTTCTTGAGAAGCTTATCTCATCTTGTCCGGTTCTTGAAGATTTAACATTTGTTGGAAACAGAGATACAGAGTACAACCTTAGGGTTTTACGAGTGCGTTCTAAGTCATTAAAGAGTCTTGTAGTTGATCTGGACGGTAACACGGATATGGATAGTGAGACCACTGGGAAAGGTGTTGTGATTGATGCTCCTGGACTTGACTATTTGAGTCTTGAAGATTACCAGTCGACAAGTTTCGTGATAAGCAAGCTAAGTTTCTCTGCTAAGGTATATGTTAATGTCGGTTTTGATATGGCCTTTGACACTGCTGTGATTGATTCCTCGAAGAGAAGTGTAGTGAGAACATTCTTTACCATGCTCTCGAACGTAAGGGACATGACTCTAAGTGGAACAACTTTGCGTATCATCTCTCTATACTTGAAACACGAACTGCTTCCTCAGTTTCCTCACTTGATCAGATTACATTCGGTCTTCTATAACTCTGACTTGGGAAAGTTACCAAACATTCTTCAGAGCTGTCCAAATCTCAAATCCCTTGTCTTG GAACCGGAGGAGTTTAAGATGAACGAACTACTTGttctctcatcatcatcatcatcagttcCAGAATGTTTAAGATCATCACTAGAGCACGTTGAGATAAAAACACTGATAAGAGGAGCTGTAGCTGAAATGGAACTAGTAAAATACTTCCTTGAGAACTCAGCAGTGCTCAAGAAGTTGAAGCTGTGTTTGCGTCGTGGGAGAATGAATGAAGAGTCGTTCATCTTGATGGAACTCTTGAGATTAAGGAGATGCTCTCCTTGTTGTGAAGTTGTTATTCAACTTGAAGAGTTAAACGAGACTCGTCAAAGTATGGTGAGATACTACACCTTTTTGTAA